One Pagrus major chromosome 15, Pma_NU_1.0 DNA window includes the following coding sequences:
- the LOC141009332 gene encoding gap junction alpha-5 protein-like, which produces MADWSLLGNFLEEVQEHSTSVGKVWLTILFIFRILVLGTAAESSWGDEQEDFDCDTEQPGCENVCYDRAFPIAHIRYWVLQIVFVSTPSLIYMGHAMHTVRREEKRRSREEEGGEGGGREDDPGGGEGGGEVEKRRRKEEKDDGKEKGLSAGRVRLRGALLQTYVLSILIRSIMEVVFLCLQYFLYGIFLHPLYVCKAWPCPHPVNCYVSRPTEKNVFIVFMLAVSAVSLALSVLELHHLAWKHCCRRFFFGRKAVNPANAPLARQLSLTPPPPSTPPPDFNQCVIGSTHFLPLPFPNHRLANQQNSENMATEKHKMAAAVEEVNLLQMSRYPPGWQETSNNEIQDGGYLMTDTNCYSPGSREISCPQIQNGDTDRLLLCPNVCQKDKRRLSKTSRTSSRTRADDLAV; this is translated from the exons ATGGCAGACTGGAGCCTGCTGGGAAACTTCCTGGAGGAAGTACAGGAGCACTCTACCTCAGTTGGCAAG GTGTGGCTGACCATCCTGTTTATCTTCCGTATCCTGGTGCTCGGGACTGCAGCCGAGTCATCGTGGGGAGATGAACAGGAAGATTTCGACTGTGACACTGAACAGCCCGGCTGCGAGAACGTTTGTTACGATCGAGCCTTCCCCATTGCACACATACGATACTGG GTGCTCCAGATCGTGTTCGTGTCCACTCCCAGTCTGATCTACATGGGTCACGCCATGCACACTGTccgcagagaggagaagaggaggagcagagaggaggagggaggagagggcggagggagagaggacgacccaggaggaggtgaaggaggaggagaagtagAGAAAcggaggaggaaagaagagaaggaTGACGGGAAGGAGAAAGGTCTATCAGCAGGTCGAGTGCGTCTGAGGGGAGCGCTGCTGCAGACCTACGTACTGAGTATCCTGATACGGAGCATCATGGAG gtggtgtttctgtgtctcCAGTACTTCCTGTATGGAATCTTCCTCCATCCTCTGTATGTCTGCAAG GCCTGGCCGTGTCCACATCCGGTGAACTGTTACGTCTCCAGaccaacagagaaaaatgtctTCATAGTGTTCATGCTGGCTGTGTCGGCTGTTTCTCTGGCCCTCAGTGTGCTCGAGCTGCATCACCTGGCCTGGAAACACTGCTGCAG GCGGTTCTTCTTCGGAAGAAAGGCCGTCAATCCAGCTAACGCCCCGCTGGCCCGACAACTCTCTCTGACTCCTCCACCGCCGTCAACACCGCCTCCAGACTTCAACCAGTGTGTGATCGGCTCCACGCACTTCCTGCCCCTTCCTTTCCCCAACCACCGTCTGGCTAACCAACAAAACTCAGAGAACATGGCCACGGAGAAGCACAAAATGGCCGCCGCCGTGGAGGAGGTGAACCTCCTTCAGATGAGCCGCTACCCGCCCGGATGGCAGGAGACTAGTAACAATGAGATCCAAGATGGCGGATACCTGATGACAGACACTAACTGCTACAGCCCTGGCAGCAGGGAGATCAGCTGCCCTCAGATCCAAAATGGCGACACTGACCGGCTGTTGCTTTGCCCGAATGTCTGCCAGAAGGACAAGCGAAGACTCAGCAAAACCAGCAGAACGAGCAGCCGAACGAGAGCAGACGACCTCGCTGTTTAG